A genomic region of Runella rosea contains the following coding sequences:
- a CDS encoding NUDIX hydrolase has translation MIGFLMNLFANQDYISQLAIDCVIFGYQERELKVLITKLNFKGDFYSLPSGFILQKEGIDEAAHRILEERTGISNIFLTHFKNFGQANRTNKKFLEHVIELNQERFVGDVTLSKADFEWLTARFISLGYYALVDINKVTPIKTALDESMEWYNIHELPTMMMDHHEMIEKALESLRLNLDTNIIVLNLLPETFTMKEVQDLYETIFEETYARNNFQKKILDLNVLERLEKKFTGAQNKAPYLYRFRR, from the coding sequence ATGATAGGATTCCTGATGAATTTATTCGCTAACCAAGACTATATATCCCAGCTTGCGATTGACTGTGTGATATTTGGCTATCAAGAAAGAGAGCTTAAAGTATTAATTACGAAGTTGAATTTCAAAGGAGACTTTTATTCGCTACCAAGCGGATTTATTCTCCAAAAAGAAGGGATTGATGAGGCGGCACATCGGATTCTGGAAGAACGAACGGGCATTTCAAACATATTTTTAACCCATTTCAAGAACTTTGGTCAGGCAAATAGGACTAACAAAAAATTCTTAGAACACGTGATTGAACTGAACCAAGAGCGTTTTGTTGGCGATGTTACCCTATCAAAGGCAGATTTCGAATGGCTCACAGCCCGATTTATTTCTTTAGGCTACTACGCATTGGTGGATATTAACAAAGTCACGCCCATCAAAACCGCCTTAGACGAGTCTATGGAGTGGTACAACATACATGAGCTACCCACCATGATGATGGATCATCATGAAATGATTGAAAAAGCCCTCGAATCTTTACGATTAAACTTAGATACAAACATAATAGTCCTAAACCTGCTTCCCGAAACGTTTACTATGAAAGAGGTGCAAGACTTGTACGAAACTATTTTTGAAGAGACCTACGCCCGAAACAATTTTCAAAAGAAGATTTTGGATTTGAATGTTTTAGAACGATTAGAAAAGAAATTTACAGGAGCCCAGAACAAAGCTCCCTATTTGTATCGGTTTAGAAGGTGA
- a CDS encoding NADP-dependent oxidoreductase, whose product MKAFTVNRYGKKEILHLTEIDEPTLKESEVMVEVYSTGVNLLDAKIRSGEFKFLLPYKSPFTLGHDVAGIVTKVGSKANKFKVGDEVYARPADFHIGTFAEYIAVNERDLALKPKNLTMEEAASIPLVGLTAWQALVEKMKLKKGQKVFIQAGSGGVGTFAIQLAKHLGAFVATTTSAANIDLVKKLGADVVIDYKTQDFETLLKEYDFVLNSQDTKTLEKSLKVLKPSGKVISISGPPDVEFANEAGLSWFFKMLMRLLSFGIKKKANKLHIDYNFLFMRAEGKQLSEITALIEAGKIRPIVDKIFPFEQTNEAMAYVESGRAKGKVVIKVK is encoded by the coding sequence ATGAAAGCATTTACAGTAAACCGTTACGGAAAAAAAGAGATATTGCACTTAACCGAAATAGATGAACCTACTTTAAAAGAGAGTGAAGTAATGGTTGAGGTATATTCAACGGGGGTAAATTTATTGGATGCTAAAATAAGAAGTGGTGAGTTCAAATTTTTGCTGCCTTATAAATCGCCCTTTACATTAGGGCATGATGTGGCAGGTATTGTTACAAAAGTTGGCTCAAAAGCAAACAAATTTAAGGTTGGCGATGAAGTATATGCACGACCTGCCGACTTTCATATCGGCACTTTTGCAGAATACATTGCCGTCAATGAGCGTGATTTGGCTCTGAAACCTAAAAACCTGACAATGGAAGAAGCTGCCTCTATTCCATTAGTTGGTTTGACTGCCTGGCAGGCGCTTGTTGAAAAAATGAAATTGAAAAAAGGGCAAAAAGTATTCATACAAGCAGGTTCGGGGGGGGTAGGTACCTTCGCTATTCAGTTGGCAAAACATTTGGGGGCCTTTGTAGCAACAACAACCAGTGCAGCAAACATTGATTTGGTAAAAAAATTGGGTGCTGATGTGGTGATTGACTATAAAACACAAGATTTTGAAACGCTATTAAAAGAGTATGATTTTGTGTTGAATAGCCAAGATACCAAAACCCTAGAAAAATCCTTGAAAGTCTTAAAACCAAGTGGGAAAGTCATTTCAATTTCTGGGCCGCCCGATGTCGAATTTGCCAACGAAGCAGGTTTGTCTTGGTTTTTCAAAATGCTGATGCGTTTACTTAGTTTCGGTATCAAGAAGAAGGCAAACAAGCTACATATTGATTATAACTTCTTGTTTATGAGGGCAGAAGGAAAGCAGTTGAGTGAAATTACTGCTTTAATAGAAGCAGGAAAAATCCGTCCAATTGTTGATAAAATTTTCCCATTCGAGCAAACCAATGAGGCAATGGCTTATGTTGAGTCGGGGCGTGCCAAAGGGAAGGTAGTTATTAAGGTAAAATAA
- a CDS encoding SDR family NAD(P)-dependent oxidoreductase, whose translation MKQNILITGASSGFGLLVATKLHERGYNVIGTSRNPEKYQSLVPFKLLALDIADDNSVKSFSKQLFGEIKQLDVLINNAGFYLSGLAEETTIEQGKQQFETNFWGTIKLTNELLPTFRKQRFGKIITIGSIMGLLNFPNAAYYGASKHALEGYFKALRFELNEFNIKVAMVEPMAFKTNLLSGSVAVAGKIEDYNIYRNKISAFAKNLFENAPEPIPVIDTLIKLVEDKNPKFSHPVGKGASVFLAIQHFAYKTFENSIIKSINKSQK comes from the coding sequence ATGAAACAAAATATTTTAATCACAGGTGCATCATCAGGTTTTGGTTTGCTGGTAGCCACGAAGTTACACGAAAGAGGCTACAATGTCATTGGAACAAGTCGCAACCCCGAAAAATACCAAAGCCTTGTGCCGTTCAAATTATTGGCATTAGATATTGCCGATGATAATTCTGTAAAGTCATTTAGCAAACAACTTTTTGGCGAAATCAAGCAGTTAGATGTATTGATAAACAATGCGGGATTTTACTTGTCTGGTCTTGCCGAAGAAACGACCATTGAGCAAGGAAAACAACAATTTGAAACCAATTTTTGGGGGACGATAAAACTTACCAATGAATTGTTGCCGACTTTTAGAAAGCAAAGATTTGGTAAAATAATAACCATTGGTTCAATTATGGGTTTACTCAATTTTCCCAATGCAGCTTATTATGGTGCTTCAAAACACGCCTTAGAGGGATATTTTAAAGCGTTGAGATTTGAATTAAATGAGTTCAATATCAAAGTGGCAATGGTTGAACCCATGGCATTCAAAACCAATCTTTTAAGTGGTTCGGTAGCAGTGGCAGGAAAAATAGAAGATTACAATATTTATCGTAATAAAATATCAGCATTCGCAAAGAATTTATTTGAAAATGCCCCCGAACCAATACCTGTTATTGATACGCTCATAAAATTGGTGGAAGATAAAAATCCCAAATTCAGTCACCCTGTGGGTAAAGGGGCATCGGTTTTTCTGGCGATTCAGCATTTTGCCTACAAAACATTTGAAAACTCAATCATTAAAAGTATTAACAAGTCCCAAAAATGA